One part of the Odontesthes bonariensis isolate fOdoBon6 chromosome 13, fOdoBon6.hap1, whole genome shotgun sequence genome encodes these proteins:
- the itk gene encoding tyrosine-protein kinase ITK/TSK: MFPRVILKGTMIKKSQQKKRTSPSNYKERFFVLDTQDLKYSERRPGKKPMLKGCIELSRIKCVEIVCTDVPIPCSFKYPFQVFHDSHYLYIFAPDNDCRQRWVRALKEETKYNNLVAKYHPNFWMEGKWRCCQQTEKLAAGCHVYDPEGCASKKPLPQLPDPETELQDLGQQWVIALQDYTAIGDDDLSLQKDQEYLLINSSHSDWWSVQDDRGCSGFVPCTYVAEKYGNNFERFEWYNKHINRGGAEDLLMKEGKEGAFMVRDSRHAGVYTVSVFTKAPGSNGEKNPRVKHYQIRQTETGRRAFYLAEKYLFSTIPELIHYHQHNAAGLITRLRHPVSQGIRCSQEAADLSKDQWEIVPEELNLGQELGSGQFGLVLEGRWRETRVAVKMIREECMSDDEFKEEAKVMMKLSHCKLVQLYGVCTQRSPMCLVFEFMENGCLSDYLRERKGRLSQNVMLGMCLDVSEGMSYLENSNFIHRDLAARNCLVSSDNEVKVSDFGMTRFVLDDQYTSSHGSKFPVKWSAPEVIKYSKFSSKSDVWSFGVLMWEVYNEGRLPYENRSNSEVVESLNKGLRLLKPRFAQDSVYVLMEWCWKEKPEDRPSFALLLHELASISDLTTS, from the exons ATGTTTCCCAGGGTGATTTTGAAGGGAACCATGATCAAAAAATCTCAGCAGAAGAAAAGAACATCGCCGTCTAATTACAAGGAGAGATTTTTTGTACTCGACACACAAGATTTGAAGTATTCTGAACGCCGGCCGGGG aaaaagCCCATGCTGAAGGGTTGCATTGAACTGTCCAGAATTAAGTGTGTAGAGATTGTTTGTACTGATGTCCCCATACCATGCAGCTTCAAGTATCCTTTCCAG GTTTTCCATGACAGCCATTACCTCTACATATTTGCCCCAGACAACGACTGCCGTCAGAGATGGGTCCGAGCTCTCAAAGAGG AGACGAAGTACAACAACTTGGTTGCAAAATACCACCCGAACTTCTGGATGGAGGGAAAATGGAGATGCTGCCAGCAAACTGAGAAACTGGCAGCAGGTTGTCACGTATATGACCCAGAGGGTTGTg CTTCTAAAAAGCCACTTCCCCAGCTCCCGGATCCAGAG ACGGAGCTGCAAGATTTAGGACAGCAGTGGGTCATCGCTCTGCAAGACTACACGGCGATAGGAGACGACGACTTGTCTCTTCAGAAAGATCAGGAGTATCTCCTGATCAACAGCTCCCATTCTGACTGGTGGTCCGTGCAGGATGACAGGGG GTGCTCAGGTTTCGTGCCCTGTACGTACGTGGCTGAAAAATATGGCAACAACTTTGAGAGATTCGA GTGGTACAACAAACACATTAACAGAGGGGGAGCAGAGGATTTATTAATGAAAGAG GGAAAAGAAGGTGCGTTCATGGTGCGGGACTCGAGACATGCGGGAGTCTACACGGTGTCAGTTTTCACCAAAGCACCAGG ATCTAATGGAGAGAAGAATCCTAGAGTGAAACATTACCAAAtaagacagacagaaactggGCGGAGAGCGTTTTACTTGGCAGAGAAGTACCTGTTTAGCACCATTCCGGAGCTAATTCATTACCACCAACACAACGCTGCCG GTCTGATAACGCGGCTGAGGCATCCAGTCTCTCAGGGAATACGCTGCTCCCAGGAGGCTGCTGATCTCTCAAAAG ATCAGTGGGAGATAGTCCCAGAGGAGCTGAACCTGGGTCAGGAGTTGGGCAGCGGCCAGTTTGGGCTGGTGCTGGaggggagatggagggagacgAGGGTCGCGGTGAAGATGATAAGAGAGGAGTGCATGTCAGACGACGAGTTCAAAGAGGAAGCAAAAGTTATGAT GAAATTGTCTCACTGTAAGTTGGTGCAGCTCTATGGTGTGTGCACCCAGCGCTCGCCCATGTGCCTGGTGTTTGAGTTCATGGAGAACGGTTGTCTGTCAGACTACCTGCGAGAGAGGAAAGGCCGTTTGTCTCAGAATGTGATGCTGGGAATGTGTCTGGATGTCAGTGAAGGGATGTCTTATCTGGAGAACTCCAACTTCATCCACAGAGATCTG GCTGCCAGGAACTGTCTCGTCTCGAGCGACAATGAGGTGAAGGTGTCTGATTTTGGCATGACAAG GTTTGTTCTTGATGATCAGTACACAAGCTCCCATGGTTCCAAGTTTCCTGTCAAGTGGTCAGCCCCAGAAGTGATCAAGTACTCCAAGTTCAGCAGCAAGTCTGACGTCTGGTCATTTG GTGTGCTCATGTGGGAGGTGTATAACGAGGGCCGTCTTCCTTATGAGAACCGCTCTAACTCCGAGGTCGTGGAGTCCCTGAACAAAGGCCTGAGGCTCCTGAAGCCTCGCTTTGCACAAGACTCTGTGTATGTGCTCATGGAGTGGTGCTGGAAGGAG AAACCAGAAGACCGTCCATCCTTTGCTCTCCTCCTGCATGAGCTGGCCTCCATCTCAGACCTGACTACCAGCTAA
- the med7 gene encoding mediator of RNA polymerase II transcription subunit 7 has protein sequence MGEPQQVSALPPPPMQYIKEYTDENIRKGLAPKPPPPIRDSYMMFGNQFQCDDLIIRPLESQGIERLHPMQFDHKRELKKLNMSILVNFLDLLDILIKSPGSIKREEKLEDIKLLFVHMHHLINEYRPHQARETLRVMMEVQKRQRLETAERFQKHLERVVEMIQGCLSSLPDDLPQVEVPDGACDGTTGVSGGASAGCSSGQAPRLKTEPMDVEEAGASCMAAGHQDTNIPSLNKDRMWDKDAAMCSIIDEIA, from the coding sequence ATGGGGGAACCACAGCAGGTTAGTGCCCTGCCTCCGCCGCCTATGCAGTACATCAAAGAGTACACGGATGAAAATATCCGCAAAGGTCTGGCCCCTAAACCGCCTCCACCCATCAGAGACAGTTACATGATGTTTGGCAACCAGTTTCAGTGCGATGACCTGATTATCCGTCCTCTGGAGAGCCAAGGCATCGAGAGACTCCATCCTATGCAGTTTGACCACAAACGGGAGCTCAAAAAACTGAACATGTCCATCCTTGTGAACTTTCTGGACCTGCTCGACATTCTTATCAAGAGTCCCGGCAGCATAAAGCGCGAAGAGAAGCTCGAGGACATAAAGCTTTTGTTTGTCCATATGCACCATCTGATAAATGAATACAGGCCACACCAAGCCAGGGAGACTCTGAGGGTGATGATGGAGGTGCAGAAGAGACAGAGGCTCGAGACGGCAGAAAGGTTCCAGAAACATCTGGAGAGAGTGGTGGAGATGATCCAGGGGTGCCTCTCCTCCCTACCCGACGACTTGCCTCAGGTGGAAGTTCCAGATGGTGCGTGTGACGGGACAACGGGTGTGTCTGGAGGAGCGAGCGCCGGTTGTTCTTCTGGGCAGGCCCCCAGGCTGAAAACGGAACCGATGGATGTAGAGGAGGCAGGTGCCAGTTGCATGGCAGCAGGTCACCAGGACACGAATATCCCCAGTTTAAATAAGGACAGAATGTGGGACAAGGATGCCGCGATGTGCAGTATTATTGATGAAATTGCATAG
- the lonrf4 gene encoding LON peptidase N-terminal domain and RING finger protein 1, with the protein MDLLECPHCLLLMCEPVTMSCGHTFCRRCVGGYLPSKCPLCKERLKHKEAKGMKNNVLLISVVEKCCPDETRVKCQIQDKLKANDFTEALRMANEGLHLVPDDRSLKMFRAEANSHLLRFSDALTDLDYLCCLHPSWTEGFLRKGNVLLEMGQQKEALVQFHRCLKLQADFVPAKSQIKKILEVEGIAVPEEVPCVLQVVSEYLKEPCPITTLSGSQGPTHGDGKHPHGGRREAHQHDAGTECCLSLCQAVSFLPAAEEDEEMMMRKEDEHGRGESKAHKEETLGVLTVSDFECPLCIRLFFEPVTTPCGHTFCKNCIERSLDHNLRCPLCKHPLQEYLRNRKYNPTTLLQDIMARLFPSQLAERKQVHDAEMAELSNLTKDIPIFVCTVAYPGVPCPLHIFEPRYRLMMRRCMETGTKKFGMCSYEHGKGFADYGCMLEILGLEVLPDGRSYVETVGGRRFRVLKRGQKDGYNTADIEYLEDIKVDGSELELSQHLHDSVYQQAQDWYHRLGSRIREQINRQYGSMPDKEENIQASANGPAWCWWLLSVLQLDPAYQTTVLSLTSLKDRLGHLRLVLEYFSQS; encoded by the exons ATGGATCTGCTGGAGTGCCCGCACTGTCTCCTGTTGATGTGCGAGCCGGTGACCATGTCGTGCGGCCACACGTTCTGCCGGAGGTGCGTCGGGGGCTACCTCCCGTCCAAATGCCCGCTGTGCAAAGAGCGGTTAAAACACAAGGAGGCGAAAGGCATGAAAAACAACGTCCTGCTCATCAGCGTGGTGGAAAAGTGCTGCCCCGACGAGACGAGGGTCAAGTGCCAAATCCAAGACAAGCTCAAAGCCAACGATTTCACGGAAGCTTTACGCATGGCCAATGAGGGGCTACACTTAG TCCCGGATGATCGGAGTTTGAAGATGTTCAGAGCTGAGGCCAACTCGCACCTGTTGCGTTTCTCTGATGCCCTGACAGACCTTGACTACCTCTGCTGCCTTCACCCCAGCTGGACAGAG GGCTTCTTGCGTAAAGGGAATGTACTGCTGGAGATGGGTCAGCAGAAAGAAGCCCTCGTCCAGTTCCATCGTTGCCTAAAACTTCAAGCTGACTTTGTTCCTGCAAAGAGCCAGATCAAGAAG ATCCTGGAGGTCGAGGGAATAGCAGTGCCAGAAGAGGTGCCCTGCGTTTTGCAGGTGGTGTCCGAGTACCTGAAAGAGCCCTGCCCCATTACCACCCTCAGCGGCTCCCAGGGGCCGACACACGGTGACGGCAAACATCCCCACGGAGGGAGGAGAGAGGCGCATCAG CACGACGCGGGCACCGAGTGCTGCCTCAGCCTCTGCCAAGCTGTTTCCTTCCTCCCTGCTGCTGAGGAGGACGAGGAGATGATGATGAGGAAGGAAGATGAGCATGGCAGGG GTGAAAGTAAAGCGCACAAGGAGGAAACGCTGGGTGTTCTCACTGTGTCAGACTTTGAGTGCCCTCTCTGCATTAG GTTGTTTTTTGAGCCAGTCACAACCCCCTGTGGTCACACCTTTTGCAAAAactgcatcgagaggagtctGGACCACAACCTCCGCTGTCCACTCTGTAAACATCCACTACAAGAG TACTTAAGAAACAGGAAGTACAACCCAACAACTCTGCTCCAGGACATTATGGCCCGGCTTTTTCCTTCTCAATTGGCTGAGAGGAAACAGGTCCACGATGCAGAGATGGCTGAGCTGTCCAA TCTCACTAAGGACATCCCCATCTTCGTCTGCACGGTGGCCTACCCTGGAGTGCCCTGCCCACTGCACATTTTTGAGCCTCGATATCGGCTGATGATGCGTCGCTGCATGGAGACCGGCACCAAGAAGTTCGGCATGTGCAGCTATGAGCACGGCAAAGG GTTTGCAGACTACGGCTGTATGTTGGAGATCCTCGGTCTGGAGGTGCTGCCTGATGGACGATCTTACGTGGAAACTGTGGGTGGTCGCAGATTTAGGGTGCTGAAGAGAGGTCAGAAGGATGGCTACAACACCGCTGACATAGAGTACCTGGAGGACATCAAG GTTGATGGGAGTGAACTGGAGCTTTCACAGCATCTCCATGACAGCGTGTACCAGCAGGCTCAGGACTGGTACCATCGCCTGGGCAGCCGCATCCGCGAGCAGATCAACAGACAGTACGGAAGCATGCCGGATAAGGAGGAAAACATTCAG GCCTCTGCCAACGGTCCGGCGTGGTGCTGGTGGCTGCTGTCCGTCCTCCAGCTGGACCCTGCCTATCAGACCACTGTCCTCTCCCTGACCTCACTCAAAGACCGCTTGGGACACCTCCGCCTTGTCCTCGAGTACTTCTCTCAGagctaa